Sequence from the Bacteroidales bacterium genome:
CCGCATTTGTGAGCATGTGTCTTATACAAAGCGGATATGCAGATAATTCAATTGTTGATAAAGGATTAGATTTCCTCTACAACCAGCAACGTAACGATGGCAGCTGGCCTATCGATACCGACCTCTCAACATGGGTAACAACCCTTAGCATAAAGGCTTTAGGTGATAATCTTTCCAGCACATTCAAGCCGGAATCAGTGCAGCTGATGAGAAATCATCTACTAAACTTGCAGTACAAGGAGAAACACCCATTTAATGGAGCAATGCCAGGAGGTTGGGGTTGGACTAGCTACTCAGGCTCAGTTCCCGATGCCGATGATACCCCCGGTGCAATCCTTGCCCTACTTGAGATGTACGAGGGCACGGACGAAGAAACCAAAGCAATTATTGATGGTTGCAACTGGCTTATCAACCTACAAAATAGCGATGGTGGAATCCCCACATTCTGCAAAGGCTGGGGACGATTACCTTTCGATCAGAGCTGTGCCGATTTAACAGGCCACACCCTTTTAGCAATTACCCGTTCAATAGATGTTTTAGGTGATAAAATCCCCAAAAAGCAACAAGCAAGTTTTAAAAATTGCATTAATCGCAATTTGCGATACCTCAAAAACAACCAGCATAGGTTAGGATCTTGGCTGCCATTATGGTTTGGAAACCAGCAAACATCAAATAAGCGAAACCCGGTTTACGGTACTGCAAAAGTTGCAACTTACATTGTTGATAGCCTAAAGTGTAAGTGGCTAAGCTACCCAACCCGCGTTGAATTACAGCTTATGCTCACCAACGCTCAAAATTACCTGCTACAACAGCAAAACGATGATGGTAGCTGGGGCGGATATCAAGGCGTTGCTGGCACTATTGAGGAAACCTCCCTTGCAATCTGCGCCCTCGCAAAAAAGGATAAAGAGGCATGCATAAAG
This genomic interval carries:
- a CDS encoding squalene--hopene cyclase, which produces MEKHQLENQYKILLNKLIEEQNSRGFWTGQLSSSALGVSVAIVAIKLKGLPNHEERVFKGLQWLFRNVNTDGGYGDTPESESNVSTSFLCYAAITFCQTSETDGNKILKGIENYLESQKISLKSGNIAKSVLSYYGKDYTFSVPILSMLTICGILGDEDIRKIPQLPFEFTLLPASLYRFFNMQVVSYAIPALVAVGIYTFKKKNRSNFLVKSIRNRSIKPAIGKLTRLVPESGGFLEAIPLTAFVSMCLIQSGYADNSIVDKGLDFLYNQQRNDGSWPIDTDLSTWVTTLSIKALGDNLSSTFKPESVQLMRNHLLNLQYKEKHPFNGAMPGGWGWTSYSGSVPDADDTPGAILALLEMYEGTDEETKAIIDGCNWLINLQNSDGGIPTFCKGWGRLPFDQSCADLTGHTLLAITRSIDVLGDKIPKKQQASFKNCINRNLRYLKNNQHRLGSWLPLWFGNQQTSNKRNPVYGTAKVATYIVDSLKCKWLSYPTRVELQLMLTNAQNYLLQQQNDDGSWGGYQGVAGTIEETSLAICALAKKDKEACIKGFDWLENEYNLNGLRSKPIGLYFATLWYDEKMYSLTFYVEGLRRYLS